The DNA segment CTCCTCTTCTGATCTGTATGCTTGGAGGAGTGAGAGATTTATGGCAGAGATGTTTGCGTCGTCTGCAATGGGGGCCGAGAGAGCTTTGTCTAGGGTCTCTTGTAGGTGCTCAATCATCTTCCTGCTGTTATTGTGTTGGGTACGGCTCCAATCAGCAATGGCTTTGCGGCATTGGGATATTCTGGAGGTAACTTCAGAGCCAATGTGTTCATTCCAAGCCTTTTCTACAATCTCTTTAACTTGTTGGTTGGAGCGTAACCTACGATCATATCTAAACATCTTCCTTGCTTTTTTCCTCGTAGGATCAAAGATGGTGAGTAGGGGCCTATGATCCGAGACCTCATAGCGGAGGTAGTGGCTGCGGCTATGGGGGAACAGGTCTGACCATTCACTGTTTGCAATCGATCTATCCAGTCTACAATGGACTACATGTGTTCCACGTTTCCCTCTCCAAGACAGGAAGTTACCGGTGTGTTGTAGATCGAAGAGATCGCATTGTGACAGGAAGCTTCTGAAGGGTACAAAACTGTTCTCTGATCTATCAGTTCCTCCCGATTTCTCTGAGTTCTCAATCATTTCGTTGAAGTCCCCTGTCAAGAACCAGGGTCCTGGTCTTGAGGATGAGATTGTCATCAGAGAATCCCAAACCTCCTGTCGCTTACTCATATCAGGTGCCCCATAGGTGAAGGTACAATTAAAAGCCTGACCTTTGACAACTGCAGTTGTGTCGATAAAGTTGTGTCGTGCACTAACAATCTGAATGTCAATGCAGCTGTTCCAGAGTAAGGCGAGACCACCTCCCCCATGACCATGTGGGGATACCAGATAATAAGAGTTGTAGCAAAGGTCTCGTAGCTCATTAAGAACGAAGCTGTCGGGGTTTTTTGTCTCCATTAAGAAAAGTACATCCGGAGAGTGTAGCTTGTGGAGATCTTTGAGTCGCTGGACTGTCTTGGGATTCCCCAACCCACGACAGTTCCAGCTGAGTACAGCTAAAGAAGAGGAGGATCTTGGGTGTGAAAATCCTTCTGTGTTTTCACACTTGCAGGTACGCTCTTCATCACTGGTCTGCCATTACTGTTAACAGGGTTCGGCCCTATGGTTGATGAGTTTAAATGCATTTGTCTAGAGTTTGATGTCCCCTGGTTAGCTGGAGACGAAATTGCTGCCGAGAAATTACGTTTTCGGGAACTAGCTCCAGTTAGGATTTTCGGTCTGGGAGATTGCTTTTTCTCCTTTGGTGGTCTGCCTCTACGTTTGGGAATAGACATTCCCGGGCCAGGGAGCAGAATAGGATCAGATGATGAGGGAAGATGCTGTCGGGGGCTAGCATTTGCTACACAAGTGGCAGCTGCGATGATTGAAGCCGCCGTTTCTTCCATGATGCCTTCCGCATTACTCTGCAGGACCCGTTGTCGACGAGCTTCTCTTTCCACTGGATCAGCACAGTTGGTATACTGTATGGAGACATCTACTAGTTCCTGCATCACTTCTTCTGTTGTGGGGACTCGAGGAAGTGGTGGAAAGTCGCTCACTGCTAAATTCCTTTCCAGAGACCTCACCGCCTCAGGGGGAGAGCTCTGTGTTTCGTGAAGTGGAGTAAAGGGGGCAGTTGTGTGTAGGTTGGCTCGGGGGGAGTGATGTAGTCTTTGTTTCTCCCTCCATACCATCTCTGTTGCTGCGGGCGTTTTAGCAGCTCTGTAGTCTCCAGGTGCTTTTGGATCGTGTCTACCCATGTGGGTGTCACGCTCTCTCATATAGAAGGATGAGGTTCTAGGTGGCGTTCCTCTTCTTGAGGGCTCTAGCGTAGGTGGAGCAAGCTTGTTCCGCAGGGGTCTGGCAGTTTCTTGGGACATAGAGATGCGTTCTCCATAAGGCCTGCCGTGTCGGTCCACTCTCTGGTGATATGCCATTTCAGTTGCATCTCGTTCCCGTTGAGTGCTAGAAGAGTATGATTGGTAGCCTTGTTCTCCACGAGGGTGGTTTTGTCGACTGTCAGCATTGGAGTTAGCTTGCGTGTATGTTTGCTTCCCATCCGGGGGGAGGGTTCTTGCTCCGATTGAAGGACAGTCCCTTGTATAGTGTGTCAGGCGGTTGCAGTGGGAGCACAAGTGCTGGATTCCTTCATATTCAAGAGATATTGGAGCTTCCTCGCCTGTGTCAAAGTCGACAATTGTGTCCTTGATGATGGGGTTTAAGCCATTAAGAGATATACGCATGCGCAGAGTCGTCTGGGAGATGATGTAGTCATCAAGAGTTCCCAGCTCCAGTCCAATGTTGTAGATAACTTTCTCATGCCAAAAGTGGAGGGGAAGCCCTTTGATGTCAATCCAAAAAGGGATCTGAGATGGGAAGGTTGAAGAGATAACCGGTTCCCATCTTTGAAGGATTACCATCCAGCCATTAAGTTGATATGGTCTGTTGTTTAAAACACTGTGGATATCATCCTCTCTGTCAAATCTAAACTGGAAGCGGTCATGTCCCAGATCTGAGCCAGAGACGTGTCCTTTCAGAgtccatattttattttatttcttttgatcaTGATGACAAGTTTCATTCACAAATCGCATATATTCTCTCAAAGGTTTTATTTGAGAAGAATAATCATAACATTCTTTTGTCCATTTGCTCCAACTTTCAGTGGACTAGCTGTCTTCTTACCCCCTTGTTTCCGCACTTCAATTGCCTTTTTTCTCCCATTCTATAATCtgaatctaaaatttatattagttgattagttttttttttttaaatgtttttcgtTAACTGAAGATTTTTGGAGGCAAAAAACAAGTAATTCCGTAAAAGGATAGTATCAATGACTAATCTAATCTCGATTTATAACAAAGTTTAAGACACAATCTTGTTTTCATCTGGCCAAAAAGAGCAGCTTAATTCTtgataacaataataatttatgacTAATGGATTTACGTGTTATCCCAAAACAACTCCTACCACCAAGATACCACTACAAGCATTGCTATTTTTGAATTGTTTGTAACATATAAAATGATAGGTTGAGGGATGTATGAGCCAAAATTCAACTAATCCATAAAGAGACAATAACGACGATTAATCCGATCTAAAATTTTCTAATGAAAACTAAGAATTAACTTTATTTTCGCCTCAGCAAACAACATCAACATCAACTTCTACCACTATACTACACTACTGCGTGgttgtattttgaattattGGTACATGTGAAATGTTTTGCTGAGTCTGGCACTTTCAATTTCACATAACTAATATGCAACCACACATAATTTAGTTCAATCGATCCGTTTTAAAGACATAATTAGTTTGAAAAATGGAGATTTACCCCAACAAAGCAAATCACACATGTGTTACAAGAGCTCTGTATATGGGTCAAGTATCCGTTTGAATTCGtgtaacaaaacaaacaaattggCACGCACCATTAGTAGAATCACTAAAATCTATTGATTGGTATTATACATAGAGCTTTCGAAACAAATCCAAAGCCCACATACTGAACTTCGCAGAGCAGGCGTGGACTTACACATCTTCCTAATGTGCTTGATCCCTCACggctaattttgtttttcttttgactcaTGGAATAATTGTGTATTCATAAGATTGTTACATATTATTGGGCGTAAACAACGTACTATTAGTTTGGCAGTTAAGCAAACAAGAGTTTCTTGTTGCACAAGAAAGAATCCTCTTCTTTTATACTGCCAACAGAAATgctcattttaaaaaatatatactggGAGGTACGGGAACGAAGCCCGTAATCCCACAAACCCGAAAGCAATATTAGTCTTTTTTTATACTGCCAACTGAAATGCTCATCTTACGACAAATGAATCATACTCATGCAGTCTCCTAACCGGTAAAGACTTCTTTCCGATCTGTATTTGCAAAGTGTTTTTTTGCAAATAACTCACATCTCGACAAAGTGTTCCACCTTTTGCAAGTAGTTCGGACAGGTCCCAGAGATGTCATCGGAATTCGACAGAGCACCTCCTCCTTGACATCTTCTTCATCGCCAAACTTGTCACTATACTCCTTTCTTGTCGGAAAAGTTAGGTCaacgttcaattttttttttataaaaaaaacagaaaaacaaaagCAACTTGCTTGTCCTCGTTACAGATTTCCTCCGTCTCgagatatatattttacaattgAAGACGCAGAAACCCTTAAGGAAAAGGATTCTATTAACCCAAAATTAATTAGGAGAAGAAAGTCGCAGTTTGTTTGTGATTCACGTCATAAAATCCGTTGATTGGTATTATACATTGTATATAAGACCTTtggaaacgaatcaaaagcccACATACTTCGTATAAGTTACCCGCCTGCCTTAATGGGCTTGATCCCTCACggctaatttcttttttttgggtcaCATATTATTGGGCCTAAAAACCTAACTATTAATTTGGTTCTTAACCAAACAATGGTTTCTTGTTGCACAAGAAAGAATTCCCTTTTTTTAATTTCCCAACCGAATTGCTCGTCAATGCTTTGCAGTTTATTGATGTTTTTCAAGGataaaaaccctaatctctaccTAGTTTCATACTCTTTGTCTGAATAAAAACAGAAGCACAGTTATgacttttgtcttcttcttctgatgtcACTTCAGAAAAGGTAACAGCAAGTACTCTGCATAAAACAGCTGATGACAGACAGGCAAGAagaaattattagtaaatggtGTCTGATAATATATGATGAACTTGAAAAGACTCGGGGTTTTATAGCCAAATCTAACCTTCCAAATGAACATATAGCATGAAGTTATTTCTGTTTTGCTACTCAGATCAACAGACTTAGCTCGAGTCCACAAGGTTGTCGCCAGAATCACATGACCCACAAcctaaacaaaaccaaacaaagCATGAAGCCTTAATCACTCATTGGTGCAGCTGTTTGATGTGTAGAGAAAGATTATTACCGAGATGACTTTGCTCCATATGAAAGGAGACGTGGCTCCAACTAGGATCGCAACAGCGTAAGCCATTTGAAGTAGTGAAACACATGTCCAAAACACCTGTTTAACAAGTAGCTTTAACTCTAGTTCAACACAGTGAGTCTAACTAGTTCTTTAGCTTTGGAATCTTACCCGTTCCTGACCAAGAGTAACAGAGAATGATCTGATTCCAAAGATCTTATCCCCTTCAATATCAGGTATATCCTACAACAAAccaatataaaaacaaaaattcatcATATCCATAGTAGTAGAAATGCCTCACTTTGAGTTAATAACATTTCCATCTTTGTGTTACCTTAAACAATGCAATGACTACAGAGAAGAAGCTCATAAACGCAGTGGCGAAAATAAGAGGCCTAGTGAACATGACTGGTCTTCCAAACACATGGGTCTGCCAACAAAAGGTGATGTTGATGGACAACTACTTCAAAGCATAAGGAAACTAGTTTAAGTACCTGAATATGCAGATAAAAGGCAATTTGAACGATGATAGCCCGGACAGCGAGGATACACATGGCTGCAACCAATGCAAATCTTTTCCACCGTAAAAGTGGCAACTGTTTTGTAGTAGATAAAAAGTTACTAAAAGCTTTGATATCAGTTAAATCCTCAAGGTGGGAAACTTAACTTACATTGATAGAGTATGCAGTACCGAGAATGAAGCTCACAAAAAGCGCCCAGAACAATGGCCATGAACCAACAATCCACCCCAGCCAGAAACTCtatataagttttgtttttaaacaaattaGACTTCTAAAAATGTTACAGTTTTTGTGAAAATGGGATTCATACCATGATGGAGAAGGAAGCTACAATAGCAATGCCGGTTTTAACAGAATACTCCCCTGATGCCAACGGAAGATATGGTTTGTTAACCTGCAACAAAAGGACCACATAGAGTAAGCACTAGTGAAGATGATTTGATCACATAACACACATATGTTACCTTGTCTATTTCAACATCAGACAACTGATTGAGTCCAACTATGTATATGTTCATCATGAGAGCTGCTACAACAGCCTGACAACAAAACTCAAAATTGTTCAAACAGAGAAATGAAATAGTTAATGCTAACACACCATTCAACTTACCTCCAAGATGCCGGTGAAAAGTAATGGAGATATGTCAGAAACCTTCTCTACTGCTAAGAAAGATACAGATAAAATGCTAAGCACctgtaaaaaccaaaaaccaaacacAGAACTAATGTTATCTTCTTGTTACAGCCGTAAAGATTTTGGGTTTTCAAGAGAGAAACGTTGCTTAACTGTGCCGATAACTGTGTGAGGCCTTGAGAATCTGTAAAAGGCATCTAAAGAGTCTCTAAAAGAGTTTGGTTTGCTCTTAGGGTCGAAAGCCTCGGGCTGACCCGTTGTGGCATTTGCTTGAAACCTAGTCTTATGTCTCGAACACAACAAGAACAATGAAGAAGATTCTTGACCATCAAGCCTAGTAACAAGATTGTTACTACTCTTTGGTTTAGCAATAACATTACAACGCAGGACTCGGTTTCCTGCACAAAAATTGAATAAAGAGCAAAACCTTAACTAGTTTCCAACATACATTGTCTTGTCTTATCTCCTAGACTCCAAATGTAATCGCATATAAGCAATAAAGAGGCTAATTAAACGCTAAACGCACCTGATAAAGAGAGGAGCTTTAGATTCTGCTTCCTCAAGCAAAGCCCACCACCAGCTGATACATTGCATTGCATATTTGCATGCatgagaaacaaacaaaattcaaattaaACCCCAGAAAAAAATCAAGCTTTCTCCATACTGTTACATCTAATaaacaatttcattaaaaaaaaattgaatttttttattatagtcAAACCTTTATGTATGGAAGTGAATCACAAGACACATAGCTttaagaaggaaaaaaataaaacaagaaaaggaaatagaTCTGGAAGAGATTCTAAGGATTACCAgcggagagaagagaagaactagAGAGGAGAGACTCCATGAAAGCTGCTttgctctctctttttttttccttgcttCAGTTCAAAGATcaaagaccaaggagatgatcTTTGGGGACGAACAACATGAGACACGATGGAATAGTTGCAATAGTCGGTCGAGaattgaataaaataattagtGTCACTGTTGCGTGTGTTAATGAAAGATTGACactaaaaacttatttttacctttttcgGGAAAATGCAAGTACAGATGCAATGCAACTAGAAGTAGTAATCAAAAGAGTTAGAGAAGTAATTAGAAGAAGAAGGTCTCTAATG comes from the Brassica napus cultivar Da-Ae chromosome A7, Da-Ae, whole genome shotgun sequence genome and includes:
- the LOC106357630 gene encoding homogentisate phytyltransferase 1, chloroplastic; translated protein: MESLLSSSSLLSAAGGGLCLRKQNLKLLSLSGNRVLRCNVIAKPKSSNNLVTRLDGQESSSLFLLCSRHKTRFQANATTGQPEAFDPKSKPNSFRDSLDAFYRFSRPHTVIGTVLSILSVSFLAVEKVSDISPLLFTGILEAVVAALMMNIYIVGLNQLSDVEIDKVNKPYLPLASGEYSVKTGIAIVASFSIMSFWLGWIVGSWPLFWALFVSFILGTAYSINLPLLRWKRFALVAAMCILAVRAIIVQIAFYLHIQTHVFGRPVMFTRPLIFATAFMSFFSVVIALFKDIPDIEGDKIFGIRSFSVTLGQERVFWTCVSLLQMAYAVAILVGATSPFIWSKVISVVGHVILATTLWTRAKSVDLSSKTEITSCYMFIWKLFYAEYLLLPFLK